One stretch of Actinacidiphila sp. DG2A-62 DNA includes these proteins:
- the meaB gene encoding methylmalonyl Co-A mutase-associated GTPase MeaB, which produces MADVAALVEQAREGRPRAVARLISLVEGGSPQLREVMAALAPLTGGAYVVGLTGSPGVGKSTSTTALVSAYRAAGRRVGVLAVDPSSPFSGGALLGDRVRMSEHASDPGVYIRSMATRGHLGGLATAAPQAVRVLDAAGCDVILVETVGVGQSEVEIAAQADTCVVLLAPGMGDGIQAAKAGILEIGDVYVVNKADRDGADATARELNHMLGLGENRGPGDWRPPIVKTVAARAEGVEEVVEALEKHRAWMDERGELAARRRRRAAGEIENIALTALRARIGDLRGDQRLSALAGRVAEGALDPYAAADELIEGLTTR; this is translated from the coding sequence ATGGCGGATGTGGCGGCGCTGGTGGAGCAGGCCCGCGAGGGGCGGCCGCGGGCGGTGGCCCGGCTGATCTCGCTGGTGGAGGGTGGCTCGCCGCAGCTGCGGGAGGTGATGGCGGCGCTCGCGCCGCTCACCGGCGGCGCCTACGTGGTCGGCCTGACCGGCTCGCCCGGCGTCGGCAAGTCCACCTCCACCACCGCCCTGGTCAGCGCCTACCGCGCGGCGGGACGCCGGGTCGGGGTGCTCGCCGTCGACCCGTCCTCACCGTTCTCCGGCGGCGCCCTGCTCGGCGACCGGGTGCGGATGTCGGAGCACGCCTCGGACCCGGGCGTCTACATCCGCTCCATGGCCACCCGCGGCCACCTCGGCGGCCTGGCCACGGCCGCGCCGCAGGCGGTGCGGGTGCTGGACGCGGCCGGCTGCGACGTGATCCTGGTCGAGACCGTCGGCGTCGGCCAGTCCGAGGTCGAGATCGCCGCCCAGGCCGACACCTGCGTGGTGCTGCTCGCCCCGGGCATGGGCGACGGCATCCAGGCGGCCAAGGCCGGCATCCTGGAGATCGGCGACGTCTACGTGGTCAACAAGGCCGACCGGGACGGCGCCGACGCCACCGCGCGCGAGCTGAACCACATGCTGGGCCTGGGCGAGAACCGCGGCCCCGGCGACTGGCGCCCGCCGATCGTCAAGACGGTCGCGGCCCGCGCCGAGGGCGTCGAGGAGGTCGTCGAGGCGCTGGAGAAGCACCGTGCCTGGATGGACGAGCGCGGCGAGCTCGCCGCGCGCCGCCGCCGCAGGGCGGCCGGCGAGATCGAGAACATCGCGCTGACCGCGCTGCGCGCCCGCATCGGCGACCTGCGCGGCGACCAGCGGCTGAGCGCCCTGGCCGGCCGCGTCGCCGAGGGCGCCCTCGATCCGTACGCGGCGGCCGACGAGCTGATCGAGGGGCTCACCACGCGGTAG
- a CDS encoding MarR family winged helix-turn-helix transcriptional regulator, giving the protein METETAERATTWLSDDEQRAWRIHLDVSRLLMYRLERDLQPFGLTNNDYEILVNLSESEERRMRMSDLARSTLQSKSRLSHQITRMEAAGLVRRENCESDRRGLFAVLTEHGWDTMREVAPRHVASVREHFIDLISAEDLAAYREALLPVAEHLRAERGR; this is encoded by the coding sequence ATGGAGACCGAGACCGCGGAACGTGCCACGACCTGGCTCAGCGACGACGAACAGCGGGCCTGGCGCATCCACCTCGACGTCAGCCGGCTGCTGATGTACCGCCTCGAGCGCGACCTGCAACCGTTCGGCCTGACCAACAACGACTACGAGATCCTGGTCAACCTCTCCGAGTCGGAGGAGCGCAGGATGCGGATGAGCGATCTGGCGCGGTCCACCCTGCAGTCCAAGAGCCGGCTCTCCCACCAGATCACGCGCATGGAGGCGGCCGGACTGGTCCGCCGCGAGAACTGCGAGTCCGACCGCCGCGGGCTGTTCGCGGTGCTCACCGAGCACGGCTGGGACACCATGCGGGAGGTCGCGCCGCGCCATGTGGCCTCGGTCCGCGAGCACTTCATCGACCTGATCTCGGCCGAGGACCTGGCCGCCTACCGCGAGGCGCTGCTGCCGGTGGCCGAGCACCTGCGGGCCGAGCGGGGCCGCTGA
- a CDS encoding AIM24 family protein, giving the protein MPGQAPGTPGTPGTPGPVVFDPYSLPEDDNVNPYAFSVALDGQWFLQKGKMIAYYGEIDFHGIGYGPLDHLIAADFHSPLHAADWVVAQGRGRMLLADRAYDVNSYDLDEGNLTIRAGNLLAFQPGLALKQSIVPGFLTLIGTGKFVAASNGAVHFVEPPIRVDPQALVGWADCPSPCHHYDHAYLRGVLGGIRALTGIGGASGEEHQFEFTGAGQVLLQSTEELVGP; this is encoded by the coding sequence GTGCCGGGGCAGGCGCCGGGAACGCCGGGCACGCCGGGCACGCCGGGACCAGTGGTCTTCGACCCGTACTCGCTGCCGGAGGACGACAACGTCAACCCGTACGCCTTCAGCGTGGCGCTGGACGGCCAGTGGTTCCTGCAGAAGGGGAAGATGATCGCCTACTACGGGGAGATCGACTTCCACGGCATCGGCTACGGCCCGCTGGACCACCTGATCGCGGCCGACTTCCACTCCCCGCTGCACGCCGCGGACTGGGTGGTCGCGCAGGGCCGCGGGCGGATGCTGCTGGCCGACCGCGCCTACGACGTCAACTCCTACGACCTGGACGAGGGCAACCTCACCATCAGGGCCGGCAACCTGCTGGCCTTCCAGCCGGGGCTGGCGCTGAAGCAGTCGATCGTCCCGGGCTTCCTGACGCTGATCGGCACGGGGAAGTTCGTGGCCGCCTCCAACGGCGCGGTGCACTTCGTCGAGCCGCCGATCCGGGTGGACCCGCAGGCGCTGGTCGGCTGGGCGGACTGCCCGTCGCCGTGCCACCACTACGACCACGCCTACCTGCGCGGGGTGCTGGGCGGCATCCGGGCGCTCACCGGGATCGGCGGGGCGTCCGGCGAGGAGCACCAGTTCGAGTTCACCGGCGCCGGACAGGTGCTGCTGCAGTCCACGGAGGAGTTGGTCGGGCCGTGA
- a CDS encoding AIM24 family protein has translation MPFTRINSKMVEAVVTPGQRLFSQRGAMLAYRGEVTFTPNITGGQGGVMSMIGRRLANEATPLMTVEGQGTVMFGHGGHHIHTVDLAGETLYVEADRLLAFDGSLRQGTMFMGSQGGVMGVIRGQATGQGLFTTTLQGKGSVAVMAHGGVLELPIAPDRPVHVDPQAYVAHRGDVRNRLTTAIGWREMVGRGSGEGFQLELSGQGTVYVQASEEKL, from the coding sequence ATGCCGTTCACCCGGATCAACTCCAAGATGGTCGAGGCGGTCGTCACCCCCGGGCAGCGGCTGTTCAGCCAGCGCGGCGCGATGCTCGCCTACCGCGGCGAGGTGACGTTCACCCCGAACATCACCGGCGGCCAGGGCGGCGTGATGTCGATGATCGGCCGCCGGCTGGCGAACGAGGCCACCCCGCTGATGACCGTGGAGGGGCAGGGCACGGTGATGTTCGGCCACGGCGGCCACCACATCCACACCGTGGACCTGGCCGGCGAGACGCTCTACGTGGAGGCGGACCGGCTGCTGGCCTTCGACGGCTCGCTGCGCCAGGGCACCATGTTCATGGGCTCGCAGGGCGGCGTGATGGGCGTGATCCGCGGTCAGGCCACCGGCCAGGGCCTGTTCACCACCACCCTCCAGGGCAAGGGCTCGGTGGCGGTGATGGCGCACGGCGGCGTGCTGGAGCTGCCGATCGCCCCGGACCGGCCGGTGCACGTCGACCCGCAGGCGTACGTCGCCCACCGCGGAGACGTGCGCAACCGGCTGACCACCGCGATCGGCTGGCGCGAGATGGTCGGCCGCGGCTCGGGCGAGGGCTTCCAGCTGGAACTGTCGGGACAGGGCACGGTGTACGTGCAGGCGTCGGAGGAGAAGCTGTGA
- a CDS encoding AIM24 family protein, with the protein MADFRLQGTRVLAVDLAGDAVKAKNGAMVAYEGEMTFKKMTGGGEGLRGIVTRRVTGEHMAVMEVKGHGTCYFADRATEINLVRLAGEKLYVEASNLLVTEAGLRTGTTFTGLRGASQGNGLFTTTVEGSGQAAIMSDGPAVVLRVSAAHPLVVDPGAYVAHTGNLRQQLQTAVGWRTLVGEGSGESFRILFEGEGLVYVQPSERTTVGGQL; encoded by the coding sequence ATGGCGGACTTCCGGCTGCAGGGCACGCGGGTGCTGGCCGTCGACCTCGCGGGTGACGCGGTCAAGGCGAAGAACGGCGCGATGGTCGCCTACGAAGGCGAGATGACGTTCAAGAAGATGACCGGCGGCGGCGAGGGCCTACGCGGCATCGTCACCCGCAGGGTCACCGGCGAGCACATGGCCGTGATGGAGGTCAAGGGCCACGGCACCTGCTACTTCGCCGACCGCGCCACCGAGATCAACCTGGTCCGGCTGGCCGGCGAGAAGCTGTACGTGGAGGCGAGCAACCTGCTGGTGACCGAGGCAGGCCTGCGCACCGGCACCACCTTCACCGGGCTGCGCGGCGCCTCACAGGGCAACGGCCTGTTCACCACCACCGTCGAGGGCAGCGGGCAGGCGGCGATCATGTCCGACGGGCCGGCCGTGGTGCTGCGCGTCTCGGCGGCCCACCCGCTGGTCGTCGACCCGGGCGCGTACGTCGCGCACACCGGGAACCTGCGGCAGCAGCTGCAGACCGCGGTCGGCTGGCGGACGCTGGTCGGCGAGGGCTCCGGCGAGAGCTTCCGCATCCTCTTCGAGGGCGAGGGCCTGGTCTATGTCCAGCCCAGCGAGCGCACCACGGTCGGAGGGCAGCTCTGA
- a CDS encoding DUF2127 domain-containing protein, which translates to MSIDWDRRHCARKGHITYAPDEQRLREKLHAPTAVGTVWRCLRCGDFVLGEPHGSGPADRAPRVLRGRALRDLFILRFLAVERVLRGLLVIAAAWAVWKFSNSQDAVRRLFEEDLTVFRPVADHFGYDLDHSPVVGTIQKTFDYKKSHLQEVAAAMAGYALIEVVEGVGLWFAKRWAEYLAVVATAAFLPIEVYELTEKMSWFKIGTLALNVLAVLYILIGKRLFGIRGGHAAFEAQRRSASLLEVEEAAGERPAPLPVRPRDASEHRPGAYDLGSGAPSRPTTPDAG; encoded by the coding sequence ATGAGCATCGACTGGGACCGCCGGCACTGCGCCCGCAAGGGACACATCACCTACGCCCCCGACGAGCAGCGGCTGCGCGAGAAGCTGCACGCGCCGACCGCCGTCGGCACGGTGTGGCGCTGCCTGCGCTGCGGCGACTTCGTCCTGGGCGAGCCGCACGGCTCCGGGCCGGCCGACCGGGCGCCGCGGGTGCTGCGCGGGCGGGCCCTGCGCGACCTGTTCATCCTGCGCTTCCTGGCCGTCGAGCGGGTGCTGCGCGGGCTGCTGGTGATCGCGGCCGCCTGGGCGGTGTGGAAGTTCTCCAACTCCCAGGACGCGGTGCGGCGGCTGTTCGAGGAGGACCTGACGGTCTTCCGGCCGGTGGCCGACCACTTCGGCTACGACCTGGACCACTCCCCCGTCGTCGGCACCATCCAGAAGACCTTCGACTACAAGAAGTCGCACCTGCAGGAGGTGGCCGCGGCGATGGCCGGCTACGCCCTGATCGAGGTCGTCGAGGGCGTCGGCCTGTGGTTCGCCAAGCGCTGGGCGGAGTATCTGGCGGTGGTCGCCACCGCCGCGTTCCTGCCGATCGAGGTCTACGAACTCACCGAGAAGATGAGCTGGTTCAAGATCGGCACGCTGGCGCTGAACGTCCTGGCGGTGCTCTACATCCTCATCGGCAAGCGGCTGTTCGGCATCCGCGGCGGCCACGCGGCGTTCGAGGCGCAGCGCCGCTCGGCCTCGCTGCTGGAGGTCGAGGAGGCGGCCGGCGAACGGCCCGCGCCGCTGCCGGTGCGCCCGCGCGACGCGTCCGAGCACCGTCCCGGCGCCTACGACCTCGGCTCCGGCGCGCCGTCCCGCCCCACCACCCCCGACGCGGGCTGA
- a CDS encoding DUF3817 domain-containing protein produces MDLKTAAALRRLRLVSAPEAVSFLLLLICSVLKRTTDFNAVPVMGMVHGVLFILYVLFWADAWNRARWPLGRGALYFVLSVLPTGGFFAERKLAHEGEAAVAAAREAAAAAGGPEEREGAVGTV; encoded by the coding sequence GTGGATCTCAAGACCGCCGCCGCCCTGCGCAGGCTCCGCCTGGTGTCCGCCCCCGAGGCGGTCTCCTTCCTGCTGCTGCTGATCTGCTCGGTGCTCAAGCGCACCACGGACTTCAACGCCGTGCCGGTGATGGGCATGGTGCACGGCGTCCTGTTCATCCTCTACGTGCTGTTCTGGGCCGACGCGTGGAACCGCGCGCGGTGGCCGCTGGGGCGCGGCGCGCTGTACTTCGTGCTGTCGGTGCTGCCCACCGGCGGCTTCTTCGCCGAGCGCAAGCTCGCGCACGAGGGCGAGGCGGCGGTCGCCGCGGCCCGCGAGGCGGCGGCGGCCGCGGGCGGGCCCGAGGAGCGCGAGGGCGCGGTCGGCACGGTCTGA
- a CDS encoding ArsR/SmtB family transcription factor has protein sequence MSFRVRFAAEDLLRCRFAISPLREIQGAIRTLSRPDRHGYHLPWLRQVRSVAAGLDLAPVRLLAPENGYGPDFLHPLPEVPLAALEDELAAVRATPPELAREQIGAALAQTPGAAQSRRGRAMQDDPAGTVRQLATLFEHAWAALLAPHWPRLRAVLEADVAYHARRLADGGMQRLFTGLHPKLSWSDGALTAEGHPAPAPPGADAGAARSAAPGGAAPGRGLVLVPSVFFWPEAGSAFDPPWQPTVVYPARGIGGLWAGSVPAASTALVRLLGANRAAILTALDAPTTTTALAHRHDLAMSSVSAHLGVLRDAGLLASRRYGHQVLYERTPLGIAVATGGLI, from the coding sequence ATGTCGTTTCGTGTGCGGTTTGCGGCGGAAGATCTGCTGCGCTGCAGGTTCGCCATCTCGCCGCTGCGGGAGATCCAGGGCGCGATCAGAACCCTGTCCCGGCCGGACCGGCACGGCTACCACCTGCCGTGGCTGCGGCAGGTGCGGTCGGTGGCCGCGGGCCTGGACCTCGCCCCGGTCCGGCTGCTCGCGCCGGAGAACGGCTACGGGCCGGACTTCCTGCACCCGCTGCCCGAGGTCCCGCTGGCCGCGCTGGAGGACGAGCTGGCGGCCGTGCGGGCGACCCCGCCGGAGCTGGCCCGCGAGCAGATCGGCGCCGCGCTGGCGCAGACGCCGGGGGCCGCGCAGTCCCGCCGGGGCCGGGCCATGCAGGACGACCCGGCCGGCACGGTGCGGCAGCTCGCGACGCTCTTCGAGCACGCCTGGGCGGCGCTGCTGGCCCCGCACTGGCCGCGGCTGCGCGCGGTGCTGGAGGCCGATGTGGCGTACCACGCGCGGCGGTTGGCGGACGGCGGGATGCAGCGGCTGTTCACCGGGCTGCATCCCAAGCTCAGCTGGTCCGACGGCGCGCTGACCGCCGAGGGCCACCCCGCGCCGGCCCCGCCGGGCGCGGACGCCGGCGCCGCGCGGAGCGCCGCGCCGGGCGGCGCCGCCCCCGGCCGCGGCCTCGTCCTGGTGCCGAGCGTCTTCTTCTGGCCCGAGGCCGGCAGCGCCTTCGACCCGCCATGGCAGCCGACCGTGGTCTACCCGGCCCGCGGCATCGGCGGACTGTGGGCGGGCAGCGTGCCGGCCGCGTCCACCGCGCTGGTCCGGCTGCTGGGCGCCAACCGCGCGGCGATCCTCACCGCGCTCGACGCGCCCACCACCACTACCGCGCTCGCGCACCGGCACGACCTGGCGATGTCCTCGGTCTCCGCGCACCTGGGCGTCCTGCGCGACGCCGGCCTGCTCGCCTCGCGCCGCTACGGGCACCAGGTGCTGTACGAGCGCACGCCGCTGGGCATCGCGGTGGCGACCGGCGGCCTCATCTGA
- a CDS encoding MFS transporter: MLAGTLLRPAARERIALPLAGACLLPLAAFAVHPPLPLAIVLLALTGLCAAYALGMDKWFVDEVPADMRGRAMSLMGAGLMTLQGIGMTAGGAFAEWAPPFAVICGGGVLGTLSVLAVIRTVHRTRLPLPAPVPTPSP, encoded by the coding sequence ATGCTCGCCGGCACGCTGCTGCGGCCCGCCGCCCGCGAGCGCATCGCGCTGCCGCTGGCCGGCGCCTGCCTGCTGCCGCTGGCCGCCTTCGCGGTGCACCCGCCGCTGCCGCTGGCCATCGTGCTGCTCGCCCTCACCGGCCTGTGCGCGGCCTACGCGCTGGGGATGGACAAGTGGTTCGTCGACGAGGTCCCCGCGGACATGCGCGGCCGGGCCATGTCGCTGATGGGCGCCGGCCTGATGACCCTCCAGGGCATCGGCATGACGGCCGGCGGCGCCTTCGCCGAGTGGGCCCCGCCGTTCGCCGTCATCTGCGGCGGCGGCGTCCTCGGCACCCTCAGCGTCCTCGCCGTCATCCGCACCGTCCACCGCACCCGCCTCCCCCTCCCCGCCCCCGTCCCCACGCCCTCGCCCTGA
- a CDS encoding Uma2 family endonuclease: MLDGALIFNMSPQRSWHDRVIRRLTAILEAAAPAGWTVEAQMTVKLNRRSRPEPDVIAASVPYDPQRTRFLPEETALVVEVVSAESEDRDRRYKPGLYAEAGIRNLWRIEDERGLPVVHSYELDDTTHVYVATGVHRGRFESAVPFAVDVDLAGLVG; this comes from the coding sequence TTGCTCGACGGAGCCCTGATCTTCAACATGTCGCCGCAGCGCAGCTGGCACGACCGGGTGATCCGCCGGCTCACCGCCATCCTGGAGGCCGCCGCGCCGGCCGGCTGGACGGTGGAGGCCCAGATGACGGTGAAGCTCAACCGGCGCAGCCGCCCGGAGCCCGACGTCATCGCCGCGTCGGTGCCGTACGACCCGCAGCGCACACGGTTCCTGCCCGAGGAGACCGCTCTCGTGGTGGAGGTGGTGTCCGCGGAGTCCGAGGACCGCGACCGCCGCTACAAGCCCGGGCTCTATGCCGAGGCCGGCATCAGGAACCTCTGGCGGATCGAGGACGAACGCGGGCTGCCCGTGGTGCACAGCTACGAACTCGACGACACCACGCACGTCTACGTGGCCACCGGCGTGCACCGCGGCAGGTTCGAGTCCGCGGTGCCGTTCGCGGTCGACGTCGACCTGGCGGGTCTCGTCGGCTGA
- a CDS encoding MarR family winged helix-turn-helix transcriptional regulator, whose amino-acid sequence MPKPLSLPFDPIARADELWKRHWGGVPSMSAITSIMRAQQILLGQVDAVVKPYGLTFARYEALVLLTFAKAGELPMSKIGERLMVHPTSVTNTVDRLVAAGFVVRRPNPNDGRGTLASITDRGREVVEHATRDLMAMDFGLGVYDDEECGEIFALLRPLRIAAGDFEE is encoded by the coding sequence GTGCCGAAGCCCCTGAGTCTGCCCTTCGATCCGATCGCGCGCGCCGACGAACTGTGGAAGCGGCACTGGGGCGGGGTGCCGTCGATGAGCGCCATCACGTCGATCATGCGGGCCCAGCAGATCCTGCTCGGACAGGTCGACGCGGTGGTCAAGCCGTACGGGCTGACCTTCGCGCGGTACGAGGCGCTGGTGCTGCTGACCTTCGCCAAGGCCGGCGAGCTGCCGATGTCCAAGATCGGCGAGCGGCTCATGGTGCACCCCACCTCGGTGACCAACACCGTGGACCGGCTGGTGGCCGCCGGGTTCGTGGTGCGCCGGCCCAACCCCAACGACGGCCGCGGCACCCTCGCCTCCATCACCGACCGCGGCCGCGAGGTGGTCGAGCACGCCACCCGCGACCTGATGGCCATGGACTTCGGCCTGGGCGTCTACGACGACGAGGAGTGCGGCGAGATCTTCGCGCTGCTGCGGCCGCTGCGGATAGCCGCGGGCGACTTCGAGGAGTGA
- a CDS encoding DUF3817 domain-containing protein — translation MKSSVLTRYRVMAYVTGVLLIALTLGVIAKYALDINGAGTFTTAVGFAHGWLYVVYLIFAFDLCSKAKWPIGRMAWVLLAGTVPTAAFFVERRVTRELAPKVVRAEKPEPVNV, via the coding sequence ATGAAATCCAGCGTGCTGACCCGCTACCGGGTGATGGCCTATGTGACGGGCGTGCTGCTGATCGCGCTCACCCTCGGCGTCATCGCCAAATACGCGCTCGACATCAATGGCGCGGGCACCTTCACCACCGCGGTGGGCTTCGCCCACGGCTGGCTCTACGTCGTGTACCTGATCTTCGCCTTCGACCTGTGCTCCAAGGCGAAGTGGCCGATCGGCCGGATGGCCTGGGTGCTGCTCGCCGGCACCGTCCCGACCGCCGCCTTCTTCGTGGAGCGCCGCGTCACCCGTGAGCTGGCCCCGAAGGTGGTCCGCGCGGAGAAGCCCGAGCCCGTGAACGTCTGA
- a CDS encoding acyl-CoA mutase large subunit family protein translates to MDAHGIEEGRQRWQARYDSARTRDADFSTLSGDPVEPVYGPPPGADVPGFERIGWPGEYPFTRGLHATGYRGRTWTIRQFAGFGNARQTNERYKMILAAGGGGLSVAFDMPTLMGRDSDDPRSLGEVGHCGVAVDSAADMEVLFQDIPLGDVTTSMTISGPAVPVFCMYLVAAERQGVDPAVLNGTLQTDIFKEYIAQKEWLFAPEPHLRLIGDLMEHCAAAIPAYKPLSVSGYHIREAGATAAQELAYTLADGFGYVELGLSRGLDVDAFAPGLSFFFDAHLDFFEEIAKFRAARRIWARWLRDVYGARTDKAQWLRFHTQTAGVSLTAQQPYNNVVRTAVEALSAVLGGTNSLHTNALDETLALPSEQAAEIALRTQQVLMEETGVANVADPLGGSWYVEALTDRIEADAEKIFDRIREMGARAVPSGEHPIGPMTSGILRGIEDGWFTGEIAESAFRYQQALEKGEKGVVGVNRHTGSVTGDLEILRVGHEVEREQVRVLADRRAARDDAAVRSALDAMLAAARDGGNMIAPMLDAVRAEATLGEICGALREEWGSYTEPARF, encoded by the coding sequence ATGGACGCCCACGGCATCGAGGAAGGCCGCCAGCGCTGGCAGGCTCGCTACGACTCCGCGCGCACCCGCGACGCGGACTTCAGCACGCTCTCGGGCGACCCCGTCGAACCGGTCTACGGCCCGCCGCCCGGCGCGGACGTGCCCGGCTTCGAGCGGATCGGCTGGCCGGGGGAGTACCCCTTCACCCGCGGCCTGCACGCCACCGGCTACCGCGGCCGCACCTGGACCATCCGCCAGTTCGCCGGCTTCGGCAACGCACGGCAGACCAACGAGCGCTACAAGATGATCCTGGCCGCCGGCGGCGGCGGGCTCTCCGTGGCCTTCGACATGCCCACCCTGATGGGCCGCGACTCCGACGACCCGCGCTCGCTCGGAGAGGTCGGCCACTGCGGCGTCGCCGTGGACTCCGCCGCCGACATGGAGGTCCTCTTCCAGGACATCCCGCTCGGCGACGTCACCACGTCGATGACCATCTCGGGACCGGCCGTCCCGGTCTTCTGCATGTACCTGGTGGCCGCCGAGCGCCAGGGCGTCGACCCCGCGGTGCTCAACGGCACGCTGCAGACCGACATCTTCAAGGAGTACATCGCGCAGAAGGAGTGGCTCTTCGCGCCCGAGCCGCACCTGCGGCTGATCGGCGACCTGATGGAGCACTGCGCCGCCGCCATCCCCGCCTACAAGCCGCTGTCGGTCTCCGGCTACCACATCCGCGAGGCAGGGGCCACGGCCGCGCAGGAGCTGGCCTACACCCTCGCCGACGGTTTCGGCTATGTGGAGCTGGGCCTGAGCCGCGGTCTGGACGTGGACGCCTTCGCGCCGGGCCTGTCCTTCTTCTTCGACGCCCACCTGGACTTCTTCGAGGAGATCGCCAAGTTCCGCGCCGCCCGCCGGATCTGGGCCCGCTGGCTGCGCGACGTCTACGGCGCGCGGACCGACAAGGCCCAGTGGCTGCGCTTCCACACCCAGACCGCCGGGGTGTCGCTGACCGCCCAGCAGCCGTACAACAACGTGGTGCGCACCGCGGTCGAGGCGCTGTCGGCGGTGCTCGGCGGCACCAACTCGCTGCACACCAACGCGCTGGACGAGACCCTGGCGCTGCCCAGCGAGCAGGCCGCGGAGATCGCGCTGCGCACCCAGCAGGTGCTGATGGAGGAGACCGGCGTCGCCAACGTCGCCGACCCGCTCGGCGGCTCCTGGTACGTGGAGGCGCTCACCGACCGCATCGAGGCGGACGCCGAGAAGATCTTCGACCGGATCAGGGAGATGGGCGCCAGGGCGGTGCCGAGCGGCGAGCACCCGATCGGCCCGATGACCTCGGGCATCCTGCGCGGCATCGAGGACGGCTGGTTCACCGGCGAGATCGCCGAGTCCGCGTTCCGCTACCAGCAGGCGCTGGAGAAGGGCGAGAAGGGCGTGGTCGGCGTCAACCGGCACACCGGCTCGGTCACCGGCGACCTGGAGATCCTGCGGGTGGGCCACGAGGTGGAGCGCGAGCAGGTGCGGGTGCTGGCCGACCGCCGCGCCGCGCGCGACGACGCCGCGGTCCGCTCCGCGCTCGACGCGATGCTCGCCGCCGCCCGCGACGGCGGCAACATGATCGCGCCGATGCTGGACGCGGTGCGCGCGGAGGCCACCCTCGGCGAGATCTGCGGCGCGCTGCGGGAGGAGTGGGGGAGCTACACCGAGCCCGCCCGGTTTTGA
- a CDS encoding DUF397 domain-containing protein: MSLEATVGDDGMIYIRETEQPDVVAVTTPAKWEAFVKGVKAGEFDHFVAGVQAEAPAQADAPGA, from the coding sequence GTGTCCCTCGAAGCGACCGTCGGCGACGACGGGATGATCTACATCCGCGAGACGGAACAGCCGGACGTCGTCGCCGTCACCACCCCCGCCAAGTGGGAGGCGTTCGTCAAGGGCGTCAAGGCGGGCGAGTTCGACCACTTCGTGGCCGGCGTGCAGGCGGAGGCGCCCGCCCAGGCGGACGCGCCAGGAGCGTGA
- a CDS encoding TetR/AcrR family transcriptional regulator — MCALPSGKRTGRPRSAAADEAILDATRAALAELGWGRLTLGDVAARAGVAKTTLYRRWPGKNELVVDAVAALFEEQLDVPDRGGLQADIQGVVLRFAELISRPETKTALMAVVAEATLDEALRRRIRAAIVDRQKRLVLIGRERAQARGELPPDDGSAPARDDLIFDVIAGAVVHRVMVSSEPVDQEWAERLARLLVCGLSGLA, encoded by the coding sequence ATGTGCGCCCTCCCCTCCGGCAAACGCACCGGACGCCCGCGAAGTGCCGCCGCGGACGAGGCGATTCTCGACGCGACCCGCGCCGCGCTGGCCGAACTGGGCTGGGGCCGGCTGACCCTGGGGGACGTCGCGGCCCGCGCCGGGGTGGCCAAGACGACCCTCTACCGGCGCTGGCCGGGGAAGAACGAGCTGGTCGTGGACGCGGTCGCGGCGCTGTTCGAGGAGCAGCTCGACGTGCCGGACCGCGGCGGGCTGCAGGCCGACATCCAGGGCGTGGTGCTGCGCTTCGCCGAGCTGATCAGCCGGCCGGAGACGAAGACCGCGCTGATGGCGGTGGTCGCCGAGGCCACCCTCGACGAGGCGCTGCGGCGGCGGATCAGGGCGGCGATCGTGGACCGGCAGAAGCGGCTGGTGCTGATCGGGCGCGAGCGCGCGCAGGCGCGCGGGGAGCTGCCGCCGGACGACGGCTCGGCGCCGGCCCGCGACGACCTGATCTTCGACGTGATCGCGGGCGCGGTGGTGCACCGGGTGATGGTCAGCTCGGAGCCGGTGGACCAGGAGTGGGCCGAGCGGCTGGCCCGGCTGCTGGTCTGCGGCCTGTCCGGCCTGGCCTGA